One genomic region from Macellibacteroides fermentans encodes:
- a CDS encoding alpha-L-fucosidase, with translation MKKFFDIIVLCVIVIFIFPSCSKNQDFDLEIETDKQKWWDEAKFGMFIHFGVYSVPAGRFVGTDLDGVTYTSNESSTANGVGAEWLMFTSRIPRETYKLYANSFTCSNFNADEIAMLAKSAGMKYLVITIKHHDGFVMYPTKFTEWNIANSAAKGKDIINEIQNACVRNGLKFGVYFSQNIDWMAEGSYGEVPEINGYYDDHSKYDLYTENLINEFVNRYPNIDLIWWDGYHANSNEVVANLFKNAALSVRPNIIFNDRLYSKHEGDYITPEMNLNLPIQKFQRFELCNSINKKSWGYSESVHQQYYMSAKEIIVNLLRCIQYGGNMLLNVGPKADGSIPHSQTAPLREAGEIIHKMGGVYKSNSLKQLYGQHNCICRYTEENGQTILYVTKMPGVDVTEINVTGINNSISSVKTNHTVTKVGNTITIKGLKGDFDTARIQLVGEIDCYDAGINLPCVGVISPLSAYANGELGVGLGDEDQFMYTNWRGNYSGSIEYMFNVIEEKSYKISVYTAEMSNYEITIEIDGVKYPKNISLGYQRHKSTIIDAISLSKGSHVIKLTISSDEEKWANFYGIEFE, from the coding sequence ATGAAAAAGTTTTTTGATATAATTGTATTGTGCGTTATTGTTATATTTATCTTTCCATCGTGTTCCAAAAATCAAGATTTTGATTTAGAGATTGAAACTGATAAACAAAAATGGTGGGATGAAGCTAAGTTTGGAATGTTTATACATTTTGGGGTGTATTCAGTTCCAGCAGGTCGATTTGTTGGTACAGATTTAGATGGGGTTACATATACCTCCAATGAATCTAGTACAGCAAATGGAGTTGGTGCTGAATGGCTTATGTTTACTTCAAGAATTCCAAGAGAAACATATAAACTATACGCAAATAGCTTTACTTGTAGTAATTTCAATGCTGATGAAATCGCAATGTTGGCTAAGTCTGCAGGAATGAAATATTTGGTTATTACAATTAAGCACCACGATGGATTTGTTATGTATCCAACAAAATTTACCGAATGGAATATAGCAAATAGTGCAGCTAAGGGGAAAGATATAATTAATGAAATTCAAAATGCATGTGTGAGAAATGGACTCAAATTTGGAGTTTATTTTTCTCAAAACATAGATTGGATGGCTGAAGGTTCTTATGGTGAAGTCCCGGAAATTAATGGATACTATGATGATCACTCAAAATATGATTTGTATACTGAGAATTTAATAAATGAATTTGTTAACAGATATCCTAACATTGATTTGATTTGGTGGGATGGATATCATGCAAATAGTAATGAGGTTGTTGCTAATTTATTTAAGAATGCAGCCCTTTCTGTTAGACCGAATATTATTTTTAATGATAGACTATACAGTAAACATGAAGGAGACTATATTACCCCAGAAATGAACCTCAATTTACCTATTCAAAAATTTCAAAGATTTGAATTATGCAACTCTATAAATAAAAAAAGCTGGGGATATAGCGAATCTGTTCATCAGCAGTATTATATGTCTGCTAAAGAAATTATAGTTAATTTATTGAGATGTATTCAATATGGTGGGAATATGTTGCTGAATGTTGGTCCAAAAGCAGATGGGAGCATTCCCCATTCGCAAACGGCTCCACTTAGAGAAGCTGGAGAAATAATTCATAAAATGGGGGGAGTATATAAGTCAAATAGTTTAAAACAATTGTATGGACAACATAATTGCATTTGCCGATATACGGAAGAAAACGGTCAAACTATCTTATATGTGACAAAAATGCCGGGTGTTGATGTTACTGAAATTAACGTGACCGGAATTAATAACAGTATTTCATCAGTAAAGACAAACCACACAGTGACTAAAGTTGGTAATACAATTACGATAAAGGGGCTTAAAGGTGATTTTGATACGGCTCGTATTCAACTGGTTGGTGAAATTGATTGCTATGATGCTGGGATTAACTTGCCTTGTGTTGGCGTGATTTCACCATTATCAGCCTATGCAAACGGAGAGTTAGGAGTAGGACTAGGGGATGAAGATCAATTTATGTATACAAATTGGCGTGGAAATTATTCAGGATCAATTGAATATATGTTTAATGTTATAGAGGAAAAATCCTATAAAATATCTGTTTATACTGCAGAAATGAGTAATTATGAAATTACAATTGAAATTGATGGAGTGAAATATCCTAAAAATATTTCTTTAGGATATCAACGTCATAAATCCACGATAATAGATGCTATAAGCTTATCAAAAGGAAGCCATGTAATCAAGTTAACAATATCTTCTGATGAAGAAAAGTGGGCTAATTTTTATGGAATTGAATTTGAATAA
- a CDS encoding GumC family protein — MGNFSSDKIGQLFASLTKKDVRMYKYGFFLLLVVIFALSVVYIMITTPVYQIQANVLIKDEAEKSSAGMSSMLKGFSFGGFLSAGGGSVDDELLLMNSYSLVKDVVKELQLNVSYTSTDFVKKTDYYGKTPIQLVFSDSLASSFLKNKISFKLTSAGTGKIKIIAKQGWSKLREVTVSQFPYELKLDEGTFRFETTPHFSFNTFKNLRINFSGYDWTTESFLKSLVIKIAEKKSNGIYLAIQETNVQRGKHFLNKIIALYNDRGIDQKNISAQRTASFLEERIALNSKELSDVEHYIEKFKKENNITDIEVEAKILIEKNGDFKEKLIDSEIQYATVQLIEDFLKAPENRYAMAPLNLGITEKTAAEGLQQYNNFLLEREKLLQTTKGDNPAVLMLNKQIDLLRENVLETFKSIKAGFDVARNDLKKQEREFISRIGDMPTQERLYLDIKRQQVIKSELYLFLLQQKEENAMTMARSMPRAQIIDAAYSLLDPVKPNPLFVFSIALIIAFFIPVIVIAYKVLVKN, encoded by the coding sequence ATGGGAAATTTTTCCTCCGACAAGATAGGACAGCTCTTCGCTTCTCTTACGAAGAAGGATGTAAGAATGTACAAGTATGGCTTCTTTTTACTGCTGGTTGTAATTTTTGCCTTGTCTGTAGTTTACATAATGATTACAACTCCGGTATACCAAATACAGGCCAATGTGCTTATTAAGGATGAAGCCGAGAAAAGCAGTGCGGGTATGTCGTCCATGCTTAAAGGCTTTTCGTTTGGCGGGTTTCTGAGTGCTGGTGGCGGCAGTGTGGATGATGAGTTGTTGCTGATGAATTCTTATTCGCTGGTAAAAGATGTGGTAAAAGAGTTGCAGTTGAATGTGTCTTATACTTCGACCGATTTTGTTAAGAAGACAGATTACTATGGAAAGACCCCTATCCAGCTTGTTTTTTCTGATAGCCTGGCATCTTCTTTTCTTAAAAACAAAATTTCCTTTAAACTGACGTCTGCAGGTACAGGTAAGATCAAAATTATTGCCAAACAGGGATGGTCTAAACTTCGTGAAGTTACCGTATCTCAATTTCCATATGAACTGAAGCTGGATGAGGGTACTTTCCGATTCGAAACAACCCCTCATTTCTCGTTCAATACGTTTAAGAACCTGCGGATCAACTTTAGTGGATACGACTGGACCACCGAATCCTTCCTGAAAAGCCTGGTTATTAAGATTGCAGAGAAAAAATCCAACGGTATCTACCTGGCTATTCAAGAAACCAATGTGCAACGAGGTAAGCATTTTCTGAATAAAATAATCGCATTGTATAATGACAGAGGTATCGACCAGAAGAATATATCGGCTCAGCGCACCGCCTCATTTCTTGAGGAACGTATTGCTTTGAATTCGAAAGAACTGTCGGATGTGGAACATTATATTGAAAAGTTTAAAAAAGAAAACAATATCACTGATATTGAGGTTGAGGCTAAAATCCTGATAGAAAAGAATGGCGATTTTAAGGAGAAGTTAATCGACTCAGAGATTCAGTATGCTACAGTTCAGCTGATAGAAGACTTCCTCAAAGCTCCGGAAAACAGATATGCCATGGCTCCGCTGAACCTTGGTATTACAGAGAAGACAGCTGCCGAAGGACTTCAGCAGTATAATAACTTCTTGCTTGAAAGAGAAAAGTTGCTTCAAACAACCAAGGGTGACAACCCGGCTGTATTGATGCTTAACAAGCAGATCGATCTGTTACGCGAGAATGTGCTTGAAACATTTAAAAGCATCAAAGCGGGTTTCGATGTGGCTAGAAACGACCTTAAAAAACAGGAAAGGGAATTTATCTCACGTATTGGCGATATGCCAACCCAGGAACGTTTGTATCTGGACATAAAACGTCAGCAGGTAATTAAATCGGAACTTTACCTGTTCTTACTGCAACAAAAAGAAGAAAACGCGATGACAATGGCACGGTCTATGCCACGGGCTCAGATTATCGATGCAGCTTACAGTCTGCTTGACCCGGTAAAGCCCAATCCTCTGTTTGTGTTTTCAATTGCCCTGATCATTGCCTTCTTTATTCCGGTAATAGTTATTGCCTATAAAGTGTTGGTGAAAAATTAA
- a CDS encoding lipopolysaccharide biosynthesis protein, with the protein MQKIQTDILWLFGAKGTLLLANFVVISITLDLLSTKIYGVWITLYTTISWLSFFDLGLGNGMRNLFAVNRAIGNQEKNKQLVSTSYIIVLGIALILLIVGLPFVYYADIARFFNISDIAIPDLRCVLSLLVVVTSLQLITKLINSIFLADQKPALSSLIDCSGVVCSLLLLFILKDRLVGSLFNLALIITLPTFIISFIVTLFAFNKNYRKLKPSMKYFNLKISNKLINLGLRFFLIQLSALIILQGSNIIILKFIGAEEVSVFSLVYKYFNVIVTVFTLVLTPYWSFFTDSYAKNNYNQLKQGFKQLLISWLAISMVGVVMWIALPFSFKIWLNQELDIPAYLPVSLLLFSIFSNLGSVFIYFLNGTSSYLNFQLVIVLAFAALLYPLSAYLLPTYGVLGVVFTMFFANSYGVLFAPYLSYKVLKRMKSN; encoded by the coding sequence ATGCAAAAGATACAAACGGACATACTTTGGTTATTTGGCGCAAAAGGAACACTTTTGTTGGCTAATTTTGTCGTAATTTCGATTACACTGGATTTGCTTTCAACAAAAATCTACGGAGTATGGATAACATTATATACTACAATTTCCTGGCTTAGTTTTTTTGATTTAGGTTTGGGTAACGGCATGCGAAATCTTTTTGCCGTAAACAGAGCCATAGGTAATCAGGAAAAAAACAAACAGCTTGTAAGTACTTCCTATATTATCGTTCTGGGTATAGCCCTTATTTTGCTGATAGTGGGATTGCCGTTTGTATACTATGCAGATATTGCCCGATTTTTTAATATAAGTGATATCGCAATTCCTGATTTAAGATGTGTTTTGTCTTTATTAGTAGTTGTAACGTCCTTGCAGTTAATTACTAAATTGATAAATTCAATTTTTCTTGCCGATCAGAAACCGGCGCTCTCGTCACTTATCGATTGTTCGGGAGTTGTTTGCTCGCTTCTGCTTTTATTTATTTTAAAAGACAGGCTGGTTGGGAGTTTATTTAACCTGGCACTGATTATTACACTTCCAACATTCATTATCTCTTTTATTGTTACGCTTTTTGCCTTTAATAAGAATTATAGAAAGTTAAAGCCTTCAATGAAGTATTTCAATTTAAAGATCAGCAATAAATTAATAAATCTGGGACTTCGGTTTTTTCTGATTCAACTGTCTGCATTGATTATATTGCAGGGAAGCAATATAATTATTTTAAAATTTATCGGGGCTGAAGAGGTATCGGTCTTCAGTCTTGTTTACAAGTATTTTAATGTTATTGTAACTGTATTTACCCTTGTTCTTACTCCCTATTGGAGTTTCTTTACCGATTCGTACGCAAAAAATAATTATAACCAGCTTAAACAAGGATTCAAACAACTGCTTATTTCATGGCTGGCAATCAGTATGGTTGGGGTTGTGATGTGGATTGCATTGCCCTTTAGTTTCAAGATATGGTTAAATCAGGAACTGGATATTCCGGCCTATTTACCAGTTTCGCTGCTATTGTTTTCTATTTTCAGCAACTTGGGATCTGTGTTTATCTATTTTTTAAACGGAACAAGTAGTTATTTGAATTTTCAGTTGGTGATTGTTCTGGCTTTTGCGGCTCTGCTATATCCGTTAAGTGCCTATCTGTTGCCTACTTATGGTGTGTTAGGTGTTGTATTTACGATGTTTTTTGCAAATTCTTACGGCGTTCTGTTTGCTCCTTATCTTTCTTATAAGGTGTTGAAGAGAATGAAGTCTAATTAA
- a CDS encoding polysaccharide biosynthesis/export family protein: protein MNLKLAPFALCLYVLCACSTPKNITYFQDLNNPDKQSITQQNNQFVPRICVGDLLTITVSALDPAAVAPFNLPVVSYPKQTEQMFNGTKEIGTSQAMQTYTVDSEGNINFPVVGKLKLADKTKQEAVDLLENKISELVKDPIVNIQIINFKVTVLGEVLKPGTYPVNSDRVTVLDALGLASDLTIHGNRTNVKVIRDNNGKQEVVTFDLTKSDFFSSPYFYLQQNDIVYVEPNDKRKTQARYSQTDQVDLSVITAITSSISVIASVIVSIIAVNK, encoded by the coding sequence ATGAATTTGAAATTAGCACCGTTCGCTTTGTGCCTTTATGTGCTTTGCGCGTGTTCGACACCGAAAAACATTACCTATTTTCAGGATTTGAATAATCCGGATAAACAATCCATCACGCAACAAAACAATCAGTTTGTACCCCGAATTTGTGTAGGTGATTTACTTACGATAACCGTTTCGGCCCTCGATCCGGCAGCTGTAGCACCCTTTAACCTGCCTGTAGTATCTTATCCAAAGCAGACCGAACAGATGTTTAACGGAACCAAGGAGATAGGAACATCGCAGGCCATGCAAACCTATACGGTAGATTCGGAAGGAAATATTAATTTTCCCGTAGTTGGAAAATTGAAGTTGGCCGACAAAACGAAACAGGAGGCTGTGGATTTGTTGGAAAATAAAATCTCCGAACTGGTAAAGGATCCTATTGTTAATATCCAGATTATCAACTTTAAAGTAACCGTATTGGGCGAAGTTTTAAAGCCTGGAACCTATCCGGTTAATTCGGACCGGGTAACAGTTCTTGATGCTCTGGGATTAGCCAGCGACCTTACGATTCACGGCAATCGTACCAATGTAAAGGTTATTCGCGATAATAATGGAAAACAGGAGGTGGTTACTTTCGATTTAACAAAATCTGATTTCTTTTCGTCTCCCTATTTTTACCTGCAACAGAATGATATCGTATATGTAGAACCTAATGATAAACGAAAAACACAGGCACGCTATAGCCAGACAGACCAAGTGGATCTTTCCGTAATAACGGCAATAACCTCTTCTATCTCTGTGATAGCCAGTGTGATTGTCTCCATTATCGCAGTAAATAAATAA
- a CDS encoding glycosyltransferase family 1 protein — translation MRLIIPKISNFHHVSLYVCDEFISTIDALQVGEICSTHRVLDKLLLKYLQYGSMPSWNKNGSACFSIAMGIDSIPGVNTLLQSNLRILYLFDAWPDKHTRIEKIVKHLKIDLLLVSSSQSASMLQVRLPRTKVLFCPEACKVEEYKCKPLIDRKIDLLQLGRRYEPVHKALITDSGLNYLYQKESGSLTFASQDLLKQGFADSKLSLCFPKTMTHPVESGGVETVTNRYFQSMASKCLVIGKAPQELMQIFGYNPVVELDLKDPLGHVKKILDNMTDYESFIEHNYTILKRDHTWLNRWLFIRNEINKLS, via the coding sequence ATGAGGCTTATTATACCAAAGATAAGTAATTTTCATCATGTTTCACTGTATGTGTGCGACGAGTTTATCAGTACTATAGACGCATTACAGGTTGGTGAAATCTGCTCTACCCATAGGGTATTGGACAAGCTGTTGCTAAAATATCTGCAATATGGTTCGATGCCCTCATGGAACAAGAACGGTTCGGCATGTTTTTCTATTGCAATGGGGATTGATTCCATCCCGGGAGTGAATACCCTATTGCAATCAAATCTCCGTATTTTGTATTTGTTTGATGCCTGGCCGGACAAACATACACGTATCGAAAAAATAGTTAAGCATTTGAAGATCGATTTGCTGTTGGTAAGTTCGTCGCAATCGGCTTCCATGTTACAAGTACGTCTGCCCCGCACCAAAGTATTGTTTTGTCCGGAGGCATGTAAAGTTGAGGAGTATAAATGCAAGCCGCTTATTGATAGAAAAATTGACCTGTTGCAGTTGGGTAGGCGTTACGAACCTGTGCATAAAGCTTTGATAACAGATTCGGGTCTTAATTATTTGTATCAAAAAGAATCAGGATCACTTACTTTCGCCTCGCAGGATTTATTGAAGCAAGGATTTGCCGATTCGAAGCTATCCCTTTGTTTTCCTAAAACGATGACCCATCCAGTCGAATCCGGTGGCGTAGAAACGGTTACAAACCGATATTTCCAATCTATGGCATCTAAATGTCTGGTTATTGGTAAGGCTCCACAGGAGTTGATGCAGATATTCGGCTATAATCCGGTAGTAGAACTTGATTTGAAAGATCCGTTGGGGCATGTAAAGAAGATCCTTGACAATATGACTGATTACGAGTCGTTTATAGAACATAATTATACCATATTAAAGAGAGATCATACCTGGTTGAACAGATGGTTGTTTATCCGGAATGAAATAAATAAATTATCCTGA
- a CDS encoding CvfB family protein — MVEIGKYNTLKIVKDLDFGVYLDGGDDLEILLPARYVPRNVKPGDEVEVFIYHDNEGRIIATTAKPLAVVGEFQWMECKSVNDMGAFLEWGLMKDLLVPFREQKMPMREGKWYLVYVHLDHVTKRIVASARVDKFLDNVPPVYEFNQEVDLLVADETEIGYKVIINNLHWGLVYHNEIYRRLERGEHLKGYIKEVREDEKIDVSLTRLGYEKVEGIAGIILDALKVQNGFLPVHDKSPAEEIYSLFGCSKKSFKQAIGALYKKKLISIEPTGIRLI; from the coding sequence ATGGTTGAAATAGGCAAATATAACACACTGAAAATAGTAAAAGACCTCGATTTTGGAGTTTATCTGGATGGCGGAGACGATTTGGAAATTCTGCTTCCGGCTCGTTACGTTCCGCGAAATGTAAAGCCGGGCGACGAGGTAGAGGTTTTTATTTATCACGATAACGAGGGTCGGATTATTGCCACAACGGCAAAGCCGCTTGCTGTTGTTGGTGAGTTCCAGTGGATGGAATGTAAATCGGTAAATGATATGGGGGCTTTTTTGGAATGGGGACTTATGAAGGATCTGCTGGTTCCTTTCCGCGAACAAAAAATGCCCATGCGTGAAGGGAAATGGTATTTGGTGTATGTACATCTGGATCATGTTACCAAGCGTATCGTTGCTTCTGCCCGTGTGGATAAATTTCTGGATAATGTACCTCCCGTTTATGAATTTAATCAGGAGGTGGATCTGTTGGTGGCCGACGAGACTGAGATTGGATACAAGGTAATTATCAATAATCTGCACTGGGGACTCGTATATCATAACGAAATCTACCGCCGTCTGGAAAGAGGCGAACATCTTAAAGGATATATAAAAGAGGTACGCGAAGACGAGAAGATCGATGTGAGTCTTACCCGTCTTGGATACGAAAAGGTGGAAGGCATTGCCGGTATTATTCTGGATGCACTTAAAGTTCAGAACGGGTTTCTGCCGGTTCACGATAAATCACCTGCTGAAGAAATATACAGTCTGTTTGGATGCAGCAAAAAGAGCTTCAAACAAGCCATCGGTGCATTGTACAAAAAGAAGCTTATCTCCATTGAACCCACAGGTATACGACTTATATAG